In a genomic window of Arthrobacter woluwensis:
- a CDS encoding Type 1 glutamine amidotransferase-like domain-containing protein — MTLGGGGFSMSEDGASLIDDQILALSGSSRPKVCFVPTASGDAEGYIRRFEDAFRGRATTSVLSLFCRDPWGYTDPAMLLDQDVIYVGGGSTVNLSWNCGDGTGWRSWSSRLRHRAPCWRASVPG, encoded by the coding sequence GTGACGCTCGGCGGTGGCGGGTTCTCCATGTCCGAGGACGGCGCCTCGCTGATCGATGATCAGATCCTCGCCCTGAGCGGCTCGTCCCGGCCGAAAGTCTGCTTCGTGCCGACCGCGAGCGGCGACGCCGAGGGCTACATCCGGCGCTTCGAGGACGCCTTCCGCGGGCGCGCGACGACGTCCGTGCTCTCGCTCTTCTGCCGGGACCCGTGGGGATACACCGACCCGGCCATGCTCCTCGACCAGGACGTGATCTATGTGGGCGGCGGCTCCACCGTCAACCTCTCCTGGAACTGTGGAGACGGCACGGGGTGGCGCAGCTGGTCGAGCAGGCTGCGGCACAGGGCACCGTGCTGGCGGGCATCAGTGCCGGGATGA